The Paraburkholderia sabiae genome includes a region encoding these proteins:
- a CDS encoding TonB-dependent receptor: MKRNQHRKRARARQLSPLYLTLLTAVAHAQSQNQNTADNPTAAPGGSLAPVFVTANPLGDSNLISPATALYGDALTLRQTNSLGETLNGLPGVSTTTYGPMVGRPIIRGMDGDRIRLLQNGVAAWDASSLSYDHAVPQEPLTIERVEIVRGPAALLYGGNAIGGVVNTIDNRIPREAIKGIDGAVDASYGGANNARAGAAMVEGGNGQFAFHVDAFDRETSKERIPGFAHSDRQRALDGPDADEAYGSIPNSDGRWHGGAVGSSYTWADGYAGLSYNGYEANYGSVAEDDVRLRMHQDHVAFASEVRNLNGPFSQLKFDFGYTDYEHKEIDNGVTGTTFRNHGYEARIEARHRKLGPLEGAIGIQLSQNTFSALGDEALVPTTQTTNVALFGLEEWNVTDAFKLSAGARYEHVKQEPTAAGNDRFASATDRDFNAISASLGALYKLTPVWAVAGNVGYTERAPALYELYANGPHDATGQYLIGNPDAQKEKAVSADLSLRFDSGHNKGSVGVFYSRFRNYLTEFNTGRLVNDDDEVVPAGTDDALNEAVYRGVRAEFYGIELDSKWRVFEKGAHEVDVSLIGDYTHARNMDTGQPLPRISPLRATLAVDYGYGPFGARAEMEHAWAQHRVPEDDLPTASYTRLGLIFTYKFHVGATNWLAYVRGDNLTNQDIRYASSVVRDIAPEGGRSVMVGMRTTF, translated from the coding sequence GTGAAAAGAAACCAACATCGCAAGCGCGCCCGCGCGCGCCAGCTGTCGCCGTTGTATCTCACGCTACTGACGGCCGTCGCACACGCACAGTCACAAAACCAGAACACCGCCGATAACCCGACGGCTGCGCCGGGCGGCTCGCTGGCGCCTGTGTTCGTCACTGCCAATCCGCTGGGCGATTCGAATCTGATTTCGCCTGCCACGGCTTTGTACGGCGATGCGTTGACGCTTCGGCAGACCAACTCGCTCGGCGAGACGTTGAACGGCTTGCCCGGCGTGTCGACGACAACTTACGGGCCGATGGTCGGCAGGCCGATCATCCGCGGCATGGACGGCGATCGCATCCGGTTGCTTCAGAACGGCGTGGCCGCGTGGGATGCGTCGTCGCTCTCGTATGACCACGCGGTGCCGCAAGAACCGCTGACCATCGAGCGCGTCGAGATCGTGCGAGGACCGGCCGCGCTGCTATACGGCGGCAACGCGATCGGCGGCGTGGTGAATACGATCGACAACCGCATCCCGCGCGAAGCGATCAAGGGCATCGACGGCGCCGTCGACGCCAGCTATGGCGGCGCGAACAACGCGCGCGCCGGCGCTGCGATGGTCGAAGGCGGCAACGGGCAGTTCGCGTTTCACGTCGACGCTTTCGATCGCGAGACCAGCAAGGAGCGCATTCCCGGCTTCGCGCATTCGGATCGGCAACGTGCGCTGGACGGTCCGGACGCCGACGAAGCCTACGGCAGCATCCCGAACAGCGACGGCCGCTGGCATGGCGGCGCGGTTGGCAGTTCGTACACATGGGCCGATGGCTACGCGGGTCTTTCGTACAACGGCTACGAGGCAAACTACGGCTCCGTCGCCGAGGACGACGTGCGTTTGCGCATGCATCAGGATCACGTCGCCTTCGCTTCGGAAGTGCGCAATCTCAACGGGCCGTTTTCGCAACTCAAGTTCGACTTCGGCTACACGGACTATGAGCATAAGGAGATCGACAATGGCGTGACGGGCACGACGTTTCGCAATCACGGCTATGAAGCGCGTATCGAGGCGCGGCATCGGAAGCTCGGTCCGCTCGAAGGCGCGATCGGCATCCAGCTGAGCCAGAACACGTTCTCCGCGCTCGGCGACGAGGCGCTCGTGCCCACGACGCAGACTACGAACGTGGCGCTGTTCGGCCTCGAAGAATGGAACGTCACCGACGCCTTCAAGTTGAGCGCAGGCGCGCGCTACGAACATGTGAAGCAGGAGCCGACGGCGGCCGGCAACGACAGGTTCGCGAGCGCAACCGATCGCGATTTCAACGCGATCAGTGCATCGCTCGGTGCGTTGTACAAGCTCACGCCCGTGTGGGCCGTAGCGGGCAATGTCGGCTATACGGAGCGCGCACCGGCGCTTTACGAGCTTTACGCCAACGGACCGCACGACGCGACGGGCCAATATCTGATCGGCAATCCGGATGCGCAGAAGGAAAAAGCCGTATCCGCTGATCTGTCGTTGCGTTTCGACAGCGGTCATAACAAGGGCAGCGTCGGCGTGTTCTACAGCCGCTTCCGGAACTACCTGACCGAATTCAACACGGGACGTCTCGTCAATGACGACGACGAAGTCGTACCGGCCGGCACCGACGACGCATTGAACGAAGCCGTCTATCGCGGCGTGCGCGCCGAGTTCTACGGTATCGAACTCGACAGCAAATGGCGCGTGTTCGAGAAGGGCGCGCATGAGGTCGACGTCTCGCTGATCGGCGATTACACGCACGCGCGCAACATGGACACCGGGCAGCCGCTTCCGCGCATTTCGCCATTGCGTGCGACGCTCGCCGTCGACTACGGCTACGGTCCCTTCGGCGCGCGAGCGGAAATGGAACACGCATGGGCGCAACATCGCGTGCCGGAAGACGATCTGCCGACCGCGAGCTACACGCGGCTCGGATTGATCTTCACGTACAAGTTCCACGTCGGCGCGACCAACTGGCTCGCTTATGTGCGAGGCGACAACCTGACGAATCAGGACATCCGTTACGCGAGTTCCGTCGTACGCGATATCGCGCCCGAGGGCGGGCGCAGCGTGATGGTGGGCATGCGCACGACGTTCTGA